The Anomalospiza imberbis isolate Cuckoo-Finch-1a 21T00152 chromosome 7, ASM3175350v1, whole genome shotgun sequence genome has a window encoding:
- the RBM43 gene encoding RNA-binding protein 43 has translation MCQWSRADPRESPRERSCILGPFGFILGAALAGLWCCPGWIHGGDPFHGSLLYSVTLPSLCSRAACSTSESCLFSAVERVLKKDQHLLQDKRLARPYPLTVTRYCHSAFLWVTCTLSLAVFRDHLVLEDLVAEMKKQSPALSFGPLQRDGQIAVRGSFPALRALREFLLLKAKSLSEEPRREGKSHQRPRRKLQEHRGAAETRSSVQETQREKQVLVLDTDIYHYMRCFLPRAFQGNDVVISGVTDGDITTVCIESAGSKAGALQGLRAKKMIENYSVELQKVLRKERICLKEPSRAEKQRYKQLCERLKPRYPKVLIIPCDTHMDLVGPSADVFGFTEEVKRHSR, from the exons atgtgccaatggagcagagctgatcccagggagagcccccgggagcgctcgtgcattttgggaccatttgggttcatcttgggtgcagccctggctgggctctggtgctgcccagggtggatccatggaggagatccttttcatggatccctgctttattctgtgactctgcccagcctctgctctagggcagcctgCTCAACAAGTGAATcttgtttgttttcagctgTGGAGCGTGTTCTGAAGAAGGATCAGCATCTCCTGCAGGACAAGAGGCTGGCCAGGCCCTACCCCCTGACAGTGACCCGCTACTGCCACAGC GCCTTCCTCTGGGTCACGTGCACCCTGAGCCTGGCTGTTTTCAGAGATCACTTGGTTTTAGAAGATCTGGTGGCGGAGATGAAGAAGCAGAGCCCGGCGTTGAGCTTTGGGCCTTTGCAGCGTGACGGGCAGATTGCTGTGCGAGGCTCCTTCCCAGCACTCCGAGCGCTGAGAGAATTCCTCTTGCTGAAGGCAAAATCCCTCTCAGAGGAGCCcagaagagagggaaaatcCCACCAGAGACCGAGGAggaagctgcaggagcacagaggtGCCGCGGAGACGAGGAGTTCCGTTCAGGAAacacagagggaaaaacaagTGCTGGTTCTGGACACGGATATCTATCACTACATGAGGTGCTTTCTTCCCAGAGCATTCCAGGGAAATGACGTTGTCATTTCTGGTGTCACTGACGGTGACATCACCACCGTGTGCATTGAGAGTGCTGGCAGCAAGGCTGGTGCTTTGCAGGGATTAAGGGCCAAGAAAATGATTGAAAATTACTCCGTGGAGCTCCAGAAGGTGTTAAGGAAGGAAAGGATCTGCCTcaaggagcccagcagagctgagaagCAGAGATACAAACAGCTCTGCGAAAGGCTGAAACCCCGGTACCCCAAAGTGCTGATCATCCCCTGTGACACCCACATGGACCTTGTGGGACCTTCTGCAGATGTTTTTGGGTTCACAGAGGAGGTGAAGAGGCACTCCAGGTAG